Genomic DNA from Anaerolineales bacterium:
GCGCAGCTTCCTGCCGGAGGCTGCCAGCGTGCGCAATCCGGTCGACATGCTGGCTGCGGCCGGTCCGTATGAATACGCCAATGGGCTGGGCGCTCTGCTGGCGGACGAGGGTGTCGACAGCGTGATGGTGATCATGGCGCCGCCGCCGATGACGACTGCCGCCGGCATCGCCGGGGCCATTCTCCCGCTGATTCGCTCGGCGTCGAAGCCGGTCGTGGTCAGCCTGATGGGCGAAGAGATGATCGCCAATGCCGCCCGCCTGTTCCGCCAGGCGCGCGTGCCGGAGTACCGCTTCCCGGAACGGGCAGCCTCGGCGCTGCGGGTGCTGGTGCGTCGGGCCGAGCAGCTGGAGACCCCGTTGGCCGAGCCGGAAATGCCGGCCGGGATTGACCTGGCGGCGGCGCGTCGGCTGCTCGCCTCGCCGGTCTCAGGCGGAGACGGCTTCCTCGACGGGCGTCAGGCGGAGTTGCTGCTCAAGGCCTACGGGATCCCGGTTCCTGAGACCGTGCTGGCCACAACCCCCGAAGAGGCCGAAGCGGCTTCCCGGCGGATGCCGGGATCCGTCGCCCTGAAGGTGGCTTCTCCCGACATCGTTCACAAATCGGACGCCGGTGGTGTGCTGCTGGACCTGATTCCCGGAGAGCCCGTCAGGCTGGGTTTTCGGTCGATTCAGCTGGCGGCGCAGGTTGCCTTCCCCGAAGCACGGCTGGAGGGCGTGCTGGTCCAGCCGATGGCGCCCAAAGGACAAGATGTGATCGTGGGCGTAGTGCGGGATTCTCAGTTCGGGCCGCTGGTAATGTTCGGCTCCGGCGGGGTCGAGGTCGAGGGCCTGCAGGACGTGTCATTCGCCCTGGCGCCGCTCAGCCGCGGCGAGGCCCACGACCTGATGCAGGCGACCTGGGCCGGGCGCAGGCTGGCCGGCTTCCGCAACCTGCCGCCCGCCGATCGCCAGGCAGCGGTCGAGGTCATCCTGCGCATCGGTCAACTGATGGTGGACCAGCCTGAGGTGGAAGAGGTGGAGGTCAATCCGCTGCGCGTGTTTCCCGAGGGCCAGGGCGCGCTGGCGCTGGATGTCCGGCTGCGTTTGCGTGCGTGAGCCAGGACGCAGGGCCGGCAGTCACGGGCCTGGCGGCACGGTGAGCGCCCGGGCAATCTGGCCCGCCACCCGAGCGTTGTTCTTGAGCAGCGCCAGATTGGCACGCAGCGTAGCCCCCTCGGTGGCTTCGGCCAGGCGCGCCAGCAAGAACGGGGTCAGCTCCTTGCCTTGGACGTGCTGATCGGCAGCCTGGCTCAGGGCTGCCTCGATCGCCAGCTCGACGGCCATCTCGGACACGGCGGCTTCCTCTGGGCAAGGAACGCCAATCACCACTCCCGACTGCATCCCAAGTCCCCAGTGGGCGCGTAGCACGGCCGCGGCCTGAGGTGCATCGTCGACTCGCAGACTGACAGGCAGCCCAGACTCCCGCGCAAAGAAGGCGGGGAAATCCTGGGTGGCGAAGCCGATCACCGGGACGCCGGCCGTCTCCAGCCATTCCAAGGTGCGCGGCAGGTCGAGGATCGATTTGGCGCCCGAGCACACCACGGCGACAGGGGTTCGGGCCAGCTCCGGCAAGTCGGCTGACACGTCCCCCATGTCGCCGCGGTGAACGCCGCCGATCCCGCCGGTGGCGAACACCTGCACGCCGGCGGCGTGGGCCAGGATCATCGTGGCCGAGACCGTCGTGCCACCGGTCAGGCCCAGCGCCCGGGCGGAGCCGAGGTCCCGGCGGCTGACCTTCACGGCCTGCTCATTCAGGGCGAGGTGCTCAAGATCC
This window encodes:
- a CDS encoding acetate--CoA ligase family protein, with the translated sequence MIEQMLAPRGVAVVGASQNPTKLGYGVARNLVVSGYGGAVHFVNPHGGRLFNLPIHTDLESVPDPVDLAMIIIPAAAVPEALEACGRRGIHFAIIGSGGFRETGPEGMALEERCLEIARAHDIRLLGPNCIGFLDTHLPIDTTFLPLPGPIQGDIAFLSHSGAICEAVIDWARGQGFGLSRLVSLGNQLDLTEAELLPTIVDDRNTQVVAMYLEGVRDGARFVEQARLATRRKPVLAIKVGRSAQGRAAVASHTGALAGRDVAYDAAFRKAGVIRGESTEEVFDWARALAWCRLPQGPRTAVLTNAGGPGAIAADALDAVGLQLATFSEATQAALRSFLPEAASVRNPVDMLAAAGPYEYANGLGALLADEGVDSVMVIMAPPPMTTAAGIAGAILPLIRSASKPVVVSLMGEEMIANAARLFRQARVPEYRFPERAASALRVLVRRAEQLETPLAEPEMPAGIDLAAARRLLASPVSGGDGFLDGRQAELLLKAYGIPVPETVLATTPEEAEAASRRMPGSVALKVASPDIVHKSDAGGVLLDLIPGEPVRLGFRSIQLAAQVAFPEARLEGVLVQPMAPKGQDVIVGVVRDSQFGPLVMFGSGGVEVEGLQDVSFALAPLSRGEAHDLMQATWAGRRLAGFRNLPPADRQAAVEVILRIGQLMVDQPEVEEVEVNPLRVFPEGQGALALDVRLRLRA
- a CDS encoding pseudouridine-5'-phosphate glycosidase, whose protein sequence is MTDIPTWLQVAPEVLAALRSGRPVVALETTVITHGLPRPVNLELARRLEHEVRAAGAVPATAAVLAGQPRLGLSAEDLEHLALNEQAVKVSRRDLGSARALGLTGGTTVSATMILAHAAGVQVFATGGIGGVHRGDMGDVSADLPELARTPVAVVCSGAKSILDLPRTLEWLETAGVPVIGFATQDFPAFFARESGLPVSLRVDDAPQAAAVLRAHWGLGMQSGVVIGVPCPEEAAVSEMAVELAIEAALSQAADQHVQGKELTPFLLARLAEATEGATLRANLALLKNNARVAGQIARALTVPPGP